caagaccatgaCAGGTGACTGTAGAACCTCCAAGACCGTGACAGGTGAcagtagtgcctccaagaccatgaCAGGTGActgtagtgcctccaagaccatgaCAGGTGACTGTACAGCCTCCAAGACCATGACAGATGACTGTAGGGTCTCCAAGACCATGACAGGTAACTGTACAGCCTCCAAGACCATGACAGGTAACTGTAGAGCCTCCAAGACCATGACAGGTCACTGTAGAGCCTCCAAGACCACGACAGGTAACTGTAGAGCCTCCAAGACCACGACAGGTGACTGTAGACCCTCCAAGACCATGACAGATGACTGTACAGCCTCCAAGACCATGACAGATGACTGTAGGGTCTCCAAGACCATGACAGGTAACTGTACAGCCTCCAAGACCATGACAGGTAACTGTAGAGCCTCCAAGACCATGACAGGTCACTGTAGAGCCTCCAAGACCATGACAGGGCActgtagtgcctccaagaccatgaCAGGTGACTGTAGAACCTCCAAGACCATGACAGGTAACTGTACAGCCTCCAAGACCATGACAGGTAACTGTAGAGCCTCCAAGACCATGACAGGTCACTGTAGAGCCTCCAAGACCATGACAGGTAACTGTAGAGCCTCCAAGACCATGACAGGTGACTGTAGGGTCTCCAAGACCATGACAGGTAACTGTACAGCCTCCAAGACCATGACCTGTAACTGTAGAGCCTCCAAGACCATGACAGGTCACTGTAGAGCCTCCAAGACCATGACAGGGCActgtagtgcctccaagaccatgaCAGGTAACTACAGAGCCTCCAAGACCATGACAGGTCActgtagtgcctccaagaccatgaCAGGTGActgtagtgcctccaagaccatgaCAGGGCActgtagtgcctccaagaccatgaCAGGGCActgtagtgcctccaagaccatgaCAGGTAACTACAGAGCCTCCAAGACCATGACAGGTCACTGTAGAGCCTCCAAGACCATGACAGGTCACTGTAGAGCCTCCAAGACCATGACAGGTCActgtagtgcctccaagaccatgaCAGGTCACTGTAGAGCCTCCAAGACCACG
This sequence is a window from Procambarus clarkii isolate CNS0578487 chromosome 80, FALCON_Pclarkii_2.0, whole genome shotgun sequence. Protein-coding genes within it:
- the LOC123746233 gene encoding integumentary mucin C.1-like, with protein sequence MTGDCRTSKTVTGDSSASKTMTGDCSASKTMTGDCTASKTMTDDCRVSKTMTGNCTASKTMTGNCRASKTMTGHCRASKTTTGNCRASKTTTGDCRPSKTMTDDCTASKTMTDDCRVSKTMTGNCTASKTMTGNCRASKTMTGHCRASKTMTGHCSASKTMTGDCRTSKTMTGNCTASKTMTGNCRASKTMTGHCRASKTMTGNCRASKTMTGDCRVSKTMTGNCTASKTMTCNCRASKTMTGHCRASKTMTGHCSASKTMTGNYRASKTMTGHCSASKTMTGDCSASKTMTGHCSASKTMTGHCSASKTMTGNYRASKTMTGHCRASKTMTGHCRASKTMTGHCSASKTMTGHCRASKTTTGDCRPSKTMTDDCTASKTKGR